GCCGGCTGCGCCATAGGCCGATACCACGGCGGCGGTGGACAGATACCAGGCCAGGGCCTGTTTGCCGATGGTGAACAGGGCTGCTCCCGTCAGTGAGCCCAGCAGCAGGTATCTGGTGACGGGTTTGATGCCGGTGCCCATGCGCATCAGACCCCAGAACAGCAGCACCGCAATGCCAAAGGACAGGCCCTCGTTGATCAGCCCCATCAGCGGGCCCAGCGGCACAAGCTGCAGCTCGTCATTGGCCCATTTGGTGATCATCTGGATGGCGGTCGAAAGCACCATGGACACCAGCAGCAAAAAACCCAGGCCCACGACATAGCTCAACCCCCACAGACGTGAGATGGCCATGCTCCACCAGGGCTTGTTTTCCTGCGGGCGAGACTCTTCGCCCATGGACCAGAGCTTGTCCAGCGAAGCCTGCAGCTCCACAAATACACCGGTGGCGCCCGAGAGCATCATCGCCAGACCGAGTACGGACGCGAGCGAGCCCTGATTGGCATTCTGGGCGCTGGCCAGTGCGCTCTTGACGACCTGTGCCGCGCGCTCCCCGACCACGCTCTGTATCTGGCTGATCAAGGTGCTTTCCACATAGCTGCGATCCAGCCACCAGCCCAGCAGACCCACGACGGCCAGCAACAGCGGCGCCAGGCTCAGCATGCCGTAGAACGACATGGCGGCACTCATGCGCAGACCGTCGGCCTGCAGCCAGAGTTGTACGGAGTCGATCAGCGGTTGCAGGGGGTGGGCGAGGCGTCGCAGCTTGTGCTGCCAGCCGTAGGTATCAAAAGCCATGTGTCGAATTCTGGTTGCTGAACCATGGTGGTTTTGTCAGCCTATGTCTGCTGGCTGTGAGTGCAGGCAAATATTTTGTAATTTCCGCCAGCATTCTGGCAACTCTGCCATGGTGGTCGATTTCAGCGGTTTCAAGTTTTCATCCTTTATCCGTTGAGCGATGAATGCTCACTTTTTTGAGTTATGAATTCAATTTCATCGGCTTCTTTCAAGAAAGCGCATCGGGGTTTTCTCTAGTCAACTACGCTTGGCGACTCTCTGTGTGTCGTAGTTCAATCCGGGTTTGCACCAGTCAAAGTGCAACTCTTTAACTACAAAAAGCCATCCCGCTTCACGAAAGCTGGCGAGACGAGACACATTTCATGAAGACTTCCTTCACCACCGCTTCTCCTGCAGATCGTGTGCTTTGCCCTGTCTTGCGCGAACGCATCATGACGGCGGACCAGGCCGCCGGCCTGATTCAATCCGGCATGACACTGGGTATGAGCGGCTTCACTCCCGCAGGCGCACCCAAGGCCGTGCCTCAGGCATTGGCACGCAGGATCGAAGCGCAGAACGCCAATGGCGGCAACTTCCGCATCAGTCTGTGGACGGGAGCTTCGACCTCACCCGAACTCGATGGCGCACTGGCCAAGGTGCATGGCATCGAACGCCGTCTGCCCTATCAGTCGGACCCCACGGTGCGCAAAGAGATCAACGAGGGCCGCATGCAGTATGTGGACATCCACCTCTCACATGTGGCGCAGCATGTGTGGTTCGGCTTCCTCGGTCATCTTGACGTGGCGGTGATCGAGGTTGCGGGAATCTTGCCAGACGGTCGCCTGATTCCATCGACCTCGGTGGGCAACAACAAGACCTGGCTGGAGCAGGCCGACAAGATCATTCTCGAAGTCAACAGCGCCCAGCCTGCCGAGCTCGAGGGCATGCATGACATCTACTACGGCGCGGCCGTGCCGCCCAGACGCAAGCCCATCCCCATGGCGCATCCGTTCGACCGCATTGGCGAGCCCTATCTGCATTGCGATCTGAGCAAGGTGATTGCCGTGGTACCAACGGCCCAGCGCGACAGGCTGGCGGCGTTCACGGCACCCGATGAAGGCTCCATGCGCATTGCCGAGAACATCATCGACTTTTTGCAGCACGAGGTGAAAGTGGGCCGCCTGCCGCACGAGCTGCTGCCGCTGCAGTCGGGCGTTGGCAATATCGCCAACGCCGTGCTGGCGGGGCTGAACAATGGCCCGTTCGACCACCTGAACGCCTATACCGAGGTTCTGCAGGACGGCATGCTCGACATGCTGGAGTCGGGCAAGCTCGACACTGCATCGACCACTTCGCTGGCGTTGAGTCCGGCGGCCATGGAGCGCTTTCTGGCCAATATCGACTACTACCGCCAGCGCATCATGCTGCGCCCGCAGGAGATATCGAACCACCCGGAGCTGATCCGCCGCATGGGTTTGATTTCGATGAACGCGCTGATCGAGGCCGATATGTACGGCAACGTCAACAGCACGCATGTCATGGGCTCGTCCATCATGAACGGCATTGGCGGCAGCGGCGACTTTGCGCGCAACGCCTATCTGTCCATCTTCATGACGCCATCCACGGCCAAGGACGGCAAGATCAGCTGCATCGTGCCCATGGTCTCCCATGTCGATCACACCGAGCACGACGTGCAGGTCATCGTGACCGAGCAGGGCCTGGCCGATCTGCGCGGCCTGGCTCCGGTGCAGCGCGCACGTCTGATCATCGAAAAATGCGTGCACCCCGACTACAAGGTGGCGATGAGCGAGTATCTGGAGCGCGCGCTGCGCGACGCACCGGGCAAGCACACGCCACATTTGCTCGACCAGGCTTATGACTGGCATCAGCGCTATCTGAAGACGGGCTCCATGCAGGCCTGAGGGAGCATGCGCAAACCAGAAACGCTGCCATATGGCAGCGTTTCTGGTGATTCTGTCTGCAACCCGGATGGCGGCTTCGCAAAGTGCTCTGGATTTTGCAATCTGTTCCGGCGCGCGGTACGGATTCAGGTCACCGGGGCCGGGTTGAACAGCACCAGCGCGTTGTGCAACTGCCAATGCTCGGCCCAGGTCTTTTTGCGGCCGCTGGCGACATCGAGCATCAGCCTGAACATTTCCCAGCCTATGTCTTCGATCGTGGCCTCGCCGTCGGCAATGCGTCCGGCGTTGATATCCATCAGATCGTGCCAGCGTCGCGCCAGGTCGCTGCGCGTGGCCACCTTGATCACCGGCACCTGTGCCAGACCGTAAGGCGTGCCCCGGCCCGTGGTGAACACATGCAGGTTCATTCCCGCCGCCAATTGCAGCGTGCCGCAGATGAAGTCGCTGGCCGGCGTGGCCGCATAGACCAGTCCGCTGCTGATGCCGCGGTCGGCCAGCCGCTGGCCCGGCGACAGCACGCCCGTGATGGGGGCCGTGCCGCTCTTGATGATGGAGCCCATGGCCTTCTCGACGATGTTGGACAGGCCGCCCTTCTTGTTGCCGGGCGTGGTGTTGGCGCTGCGGTCCACGCGGCCCTTGTCCAGGTAGGCGTCGTACCAGGCCATCTCCTCGATCATGGCCTGGGCCACCTCGGGGCTGGATGCGCGCGAGGTGAGCTGGTCTATGCCGTCGCGCACCTCGGTCACCTCGCTGAACATCACGGTGGCGCCCGCGCCCACCAGCAGGTCGGTGCAAAAGCCCACGGCAGGGTTGGCAGTGACGCCGCTGAAGGCGTCGCTGCCCCCGCATTGCACGCCCACCACCAGGGCGCTGGCGGGCACGGTCTCGCGGCGACGGGCGTCGAGGCGGCGCAGATGCTGCTCGGCCTGGCGCATGATGGAGTCGATCATGGACATAAAGCCCACATGGGCCTCGTCCTGCAGGCAGACCACGTCCAGCGCAGGCTCTCGCTCATCGACGATGGGAAACGATCCCGGCGGCAGCAGCCGCTCGGGCTGCAGCTTCTCGCAGCCCAGGCTGACCACCATCACCTCGCCGCCGAAGTTCGGGTTGTGGCTGATATTGCGCAGCGTGCGCTGCGGGATCTCGGCTCCCACGGCATCGATGGCCACGCCGCAGCCATAGCTGTGCTCCAGGCCCACCACGTCGTCAACATGGGGGTATCGGGGCAGCAGCTCGGACTTGATGCGGCGCACGGCAAAGTCGAGCACCCCAGCCACGCACTGCACCGTGGTGGTGATGGCCAGGATGTTGCGCGTGCCCACGCTGCCGTCGGCATTGCGGTAGCCCTCGAAGGTATAGCCTGCCAGCGGCTCCAGCACGGGCGGCTTGACGGTGGCGATGGGCAGGCCTTCCAGCGAGCGTGCCTCGGGCATCTGCAGCAAGCGCTCGTGCACCCAGCTGCCGGCGGCAATGGGCTTGAGCGCATAGCCGATGATCACGTTGTAGCGGCGTACCTCACCGCCTTCGGGAATGTCCATCAGCGCCACCTTGTGCGCCTGCGGAACCTTGTCAAGCAGCGTGAGGCCGGACGGCAGCACGGTGCCCGCAGGCAGGCCGCCGTCGTTGGCAACAATGGCCACGTTGTCGGCCGGATGCATGGTGATTGAAAGTGGAGCGGGGGTACTCATGGCAATGTCTCAATTTTCTAGGGGCCTGTCGCCATCGGAGTGCAGCCCTCGCAACCGTCACGTCCCAACTCAGGAACGCCGAGCAAAAGCCGCCTCGCGGCGGGGGCGCCCAGCCGAAGGCGTCGTCCCCCTCCGCGAAGCGAGAAGGGGCGCCGTGCAACGGGGAAGGCGCAAAGCGCCTCAGGGGGTCATTCCGCTTTAATTCCAGCAGACTTGATCACCTTGGCCCACTTGCTCACTTCGGCCTTCTGGTAGTCGGCCAGCTCAACGGTCGTCATGTTGGATGGCAGCATGCCGAAGTTCTTGAGGCGGGCCTGGACTTCGGGCGTGGCCACGATCTTCAGGATTTCGGCATGCAGGCGGTCCACGATGGGCTTGGGCGTGCCCGCAGGGGCGAAGACGGCCTGCCAGGAGCCCATGTCGAAACCCTTCTCGCCGGCTTCGGCAATCGTGGGTACATCGGGCAGCGATTCCAGGCGCTTGGAGCTGCTCACGGCGATGGGGCGCAGCTTGCCGGACTGGATGTGCGGGCCGACGACCAGGGCGGTGTCGAACATCATGTCCACCTGTCCGCCCATGACATCCTGCACGGCGGGACCGCTGCCCTTGTAGGGAACATGGGTGAACTTCACGCCGGTCTGGTAGGCCAGCAGTTCCAGCGCCATGTGGTTGGAGGTGCCGTTGCCCGGAGAGGCCGAGGTCAGGCCGCCCGACGAGGCCTTGGCCTTGCTGCCGGCCAGCACGTCAGCCAGTGTCTTGTAGGGGCTGGAGGCAGGCACTACCAGCACCAGAGGGCCGGAGCCGAGCATGGCGACGGGCGTGAAGGATTTGACGGGGTCGTAGTCCAGCTTGGAGTACAGGCTGACATTGATGGCGTGCGAGCTGATGGTGCCGCCCAGAATGGTGTAACCGTCAGCCGGGGCGCGTGCCGCCAGGGCCGAACCCACGCTGCCGCCGGCGCCGCCCTTGTTCTCGATCACCACGGGCGTGCCCAGAGCCTTGCTCAGCGGCTGCGCAATCACGCGCGCCAGGGTGTCGGTATTGCCGCCGGGGGGGAAGGGCACCAGATAGGTGATGGGCTTGCCCGTGGGCCAGTTGCCCTGCGCGGCGGCGGGCATGGCGACCAGGGCCGTGCCCAGCAGCAGGGCGCTGGCGAGGGAATGTTGGATGAGTGTGCGGCGTTGCATGGTGCTTGTCTCCGGGAAGGGTTTGTCGTTGGAATGGTGTGGAAGCAGGTTCAGAAGCGCGGCTGGTGGCCGGTGAACGCGGGGTCGTACTTGCGCATCTGCCCCAGGTCGTCGCGGTTGCGGATGCCGCAATGCAGATAGTTGTCGTGCAGGCGGGCCAGGGCCTCGCGGTCCAGGGTCACGCCAAGGCCCGGCGTGGTGGGCACGCGCAGGCTGCCCTGCTCGAACTGCAGGCGACCGCCTTCGACGACTTCCTCGTCCTGCCATGGATAGTGGGTGTCGCAGGCATAGGTCAGCAGGGGCACGCTGGCGCACAGATGTGTCATGGCCACCAGGCTCACGCCCAGGTGGGAGTTGCTGTGCATGGACAGGCCCAGGTCGAAGGTGCGGCACAGCGTGGACAGGCGCTGTGTGGCGCGCAGGCCGCCCCAGTAATGGTGGTCGCTGAGCACGATCTTCACGGGGCAGCCCATGTCGGCATTGCGGCGGAACTCGGCAAAGTCCGTCACCACCATATTCGTGGCCAGGGGCACGTCGCACTCGCGTGCCACGGCGGCCATGCCGTCCAGGCCCGGGGCTGGGTCCTCGTAATACTCAAGCACGCCGCGCAACTGCTGCACGATCTTCAGGCTGGTCTCCACGCTCCAGTTGCCATTCGGGTCAATGCGCAGTGGTGTGCCCGGGAAGGCCTCGGCCAGCGCCAGTATGCCGGCGGCCTCCTGCTCGGGCGCCAGCGTGCCGGCCTTGAGCTTGATGCTCTGGAAGCCGTACTGGTCGATCATGCGCCGGGCCTGGGCCACGAGCTGGGCCGGCGCCAGGGCTTCGCCCCAGGCGTCGGGTGCATAGGGCTGGCCCACATGCTCGGCGTATTTGTAGAACAGATAGGCCGAGTAGGGCACGCGGTCGCGTGCGGGTCCGCCCAGCAGGTCGACGATGGGGGCCTGGGTCATCTGGCCCTGCAAGTCCAGCATGGCGACCTCGAAGGCGCTGACCACCTTGGCCACGGTCTTGGAGACATGGGTGCCAGGAGCCAGCGAGACCTGCTGACCCAGAAATTCCGAGGCCGTGAGCCTGGGCGGAGTGACCAGGGCGGCGACACGGGCCTCCATTTCATTGAGCGCCCAGGGCGAGAGCCCGACCAGGGCCGGTGCGGCCTTGGCCAGCGCATCCAGCATGGGCTGGTCGCCATAGCTCTCGTTGATGCCGACCAGGCCGGAAGCGGTCTCGATCTCGATGATGGATCGCAGCGCCCAGGGTTCATGAATGCCGGCGGCGTTGAGCAGCGGCGGATCACGGAAGGCAATCGGCGTGATGCGGATGTGGCGGATCTGGTGAGAAGTGCTCATCTTGAGATGACTGATGCGGCGCAGGAACTGCGGGCCGAAGTTGAAATAGGGAGTCTTTGTGGTATGTTGTCGTACAACTGAAAGCCATTATCATCAGGCTCATGAGTACTCAGACATCGGAATTACCCCAATCAACCCCGTCTTTGCCGCTGACGGAGGGGTACGCGCTGCGCAGCAAAACCAGCAAGGGCAGCCGCAGTCTGGCGAATCTGTTGTCCGAGGAGTTCGAGCACAAGATCCGCCAGGGCCTGCTGCATGAGGGGGACAAGCTGCCCACCGAGTCCGAACTTGTGCGCAGCTATGACGTCAGCCGCACCGTGGTGCGCGAGGCGCTGTCCAAATTGCAGGCCGCAGGGCTGGTCGAGACCCGCCATGGCATAGGCACGTTTGTGCTGCCCGCGCGTCAGAGCGCAAGCCCCATGCTCAGCGCGCGCGAGCTCAGCGAGTCTGTCGATGTGCTGGCCGTGCTGGAGCTGCGCATCAGTCTGGAGACCGAGGCGGCCGGTCTGGCTGCCCAGCGCCGCAGCGAAGCCCATCTGCAGGTCATGAGCGAGGCTCTGCAGGAGTTCGAACATCATTTCGCCCTGGGGCACGACACCGTCGAGCATGATCTGGCCTTTCACCTGAGCATCGCGCAGGCCACAGGCAACCGGTACTTTCAGGACATCCTGCAGCATTTCGGAACTCTGCTGATTCCGCGCAATCGCATCGCCTCCATGCATACGCCGGCACGCGATCCCGACTATCTGCGTCGTGTGAACCGCGAGCATGAGGAGATCTATGCCGCCATCGTGCGCCAGGATGCCGATTCGGCCCGTGCCGCCATGCGCATCCATCTGACCAACTCGCGGGAGCGTTTGCGCCTGGCACAGCGTCTGAGCCTGAGCGCAGAGTCCTGAGTCCGCGGTCCCAGGCGCCTGGGCAGGCGCTTGATGGAAAAGGCAGTCCGCAGCAAAGCGCGGCGGACTGCCCGCGACATGCTGCGGCCGCTGTGCCCCCGCTGCATCAAACATATGAAGGTGCTTTAAAAATAATAGCTTGAAACGCTCTTCAGCATTGAGTTTGAGGCGTATCTCATGGATGAAGGTGGCGCGAGCTGAGGCCTGGTAAACAGCGGTGATCCGTGCTTACCCTTAGAAAAAAGTCTTGGTGTTCAAAAAAACCTAGTTGTATGATGACTGACCACAACAAGGAGACATTTCACCATGGTCCGACGCTCGCACTTTCTGCGCTCTCTGCTGGCCCTGGCAGCCGGCGGTTTGCTGTCGTCCACATTGCTGGCTGCCGATGCCTGGCCCAGCAAGCCCATCCGCCTGGTTGTTCCCTATCCGCCCGGCGGCAGCTCCGACATCATTGCGCGCTCCATCGGGCAACTGATCTCCCAGGAGCTCAAGCAGACCGTGGTGATCGACAACAAGCCCGGCGCCAATGGCAATCTGGGCGCTGAATTCGTAGCCCGCGCACCGGCCGACGGCTATACCTGGCTGCTCTGCGATCTCGGCGCACTGGCCATCTCTCCCTCGATCTATACCAAGCTCAGCTTCGACCCTTCCAAGGCGCTGCGCGGTGCGGCCATGCTGGCTTATTCGCCCCATATGCTGGTGGTGCATCCCTCCGTCCAGGCCAGCAATCTCAAGGAGCTGGTGGAGCTGTCCAAAAAGCAGGACCTGAACTTTGCCGTCACCGCATCGGGCAGTGCCCCCCATCTGGCTGGCGTGGAACTGGCCCGCATCACCGGCGCCAAATGGGTCTATGTGCCCTACAAGGGCGGTGTGCAGTCGGTGCAGGACACGGTGGCAGGTCAGACCCAGGTGCTGATGAACGGCATGCTGGCCACCTATCCGCATGTGCAAAGCGGCAAGCTCAAGCTGCTGGGCATTTCCAAGAACACCCGCATGCCGCTGATTGCCGATGTGCCGACGCTGGCGGAGCAGGGCGCACAGGGTTTTGCTTCGGGCACCTGGCAGGGCGTGGTGCTGCCCGCCAAGACGCCTGAAGCGGTGGTGCAGCGTGTGAACCAGGTGTTGCTCGCAGCCATCCGCTCCACCGAGGTCCGTTCCCGACTGACCGGCCAGGGTGCCGAGGTCGTCACGATGACGCCCGCCGAAACCGACAAGTTCTTCAACGCCGAGCGTGCGCGCTGGCGCACTGTGGTGCAAGCCGCCCAACTGCAGTTGGACTGAGCTGCCAGATCTTTTTTGCTCTCCTCTTTTCAAGGATTACCATGACACCCCAAGACCTCAAAGACGTGATGAGTTCCGGCCTGCTGTCCTTCCCCGTGACGGACTTCGACGCCCAGGGCAACTTCAATGCCAAGGGCTATGCGGCCCGCCTCGAATGGCTGGCACCCTACGGCGCCAGCGCGCTGTTCGCGGCAGGCGGCACGGGCGAATACTTCTCGCTGTACGGCGAGGAATATGGCCAGATCATCAAGACCGCAGTGGACACCTGCCGCGGCAAGGTGCCCATCATCGCCGGCGCCGGGGGCCCCACCCGCACCGCGATTGCCCATGCTCAAGAGGCCGAACGACTGGGCGCCCACGGCATTCTGCTGATGCCTCATTACCTGACCGAAGCCGGCCAGGAAGGCCTGATCGCCCATGTGGAGCAGGTCTGCAAGAGCGTGAAGTTCGGCGTCATCGTCTACAACCGCGACCGTTCGCGTTTCACGCCCGAATCCCTGGCCATCCTGGCCGAGCGCTGCCCCAACCTGGTGGGCTTCAAGGACGGCCTGGGCAATATCGAGACCATGTCCTCCATCTTCATGAAGATGGGTGATCGCTTCGCCTATCTGGGCGGACTGCCCACGGCCGAGGTCTATGCGGCCGCCTACAAGGCTCTGGGTACGCCCGTGTATTCCTCTGCCGTCTTCAACTTCATCCCCAGGACGGCGATGCAGTTCTATGAGGCCGTGCGCACCGACGACCAGGCCACGCAGCACAAGCTGCTCAAGGAATTCTTCATGCCCTATCTGAAGATCCGCAACCGCGTCGAAGGCTATGGCGTGAGCATCATCAAGGCCGGCGCCAAGCTGGTCGGCCACGATGCCGGTCCCGTGCGTGCGCCCCTGACAGACCTCAAGCCCGCCGAGATGGAGGAGCTCAAGGTCCTGATCGACAAGCTCGGCCCGCAATAAGACCCGATGCAGGGGCCAGGCGAAGGACCGGGCCCCGCGTCTTCAGGATACAAGGCATGAAAAAAATACTGATCACGCTGGGCGCCACCCTGGCCCTGGCTGCCCAGGCGGCCGGCAGCTTTCCCGACAAACCCGTCAACATCATCGTGCCCTTCCCGGCCGGCGGCTCCACCGACACCGTGGCGCGTGCCCTGGCCCTGAGCATGGGCGAGCAACTGGGCAAGCCCTTTGTCGTGGAAAACCGTCCTGGAGCCACGGGCACCATCGGAGCGGGAGCGG
This region of Comamonas thiooxydans genomic DNA includes:
- a CDS encoding tripartite tricarboxylate transporter substrate binding protein; the protein is MVRRSHFLRSLLALAAGGLLSSTLLAADAWPSKPIRLVVPYPPGGSSDIIARSIGQLISQELKQTVVIDNKPGANGNLGAEFVARAPADGYTWLLCDLGALAISPSIYTKLSFDPSKALRGAAMLAYSPHMLVVHPSVQASNLKELVELSKKQDLNFAVTASGSAPHLAGVELARITGAKWVYVPYKGGVQSVQDTVAGQTQVLMNGMLATYPHVQSGKLKLLGISKNTRMPLIADVPTLAEQGAQGFASGTWQGVVLPAKTPEAVVQRVNQVLLAAIRSTEVRSRLTGQGAEVVTMTPAETDKFFNAERARWRTVVQAAQLQLD
- a CDS encoding FadR/GntR family transcriptional regulator, with protein sequence MPLTEGYALRSKTSKGSRSLANLLSEEFEHKIRQGLLHEGDKLPTESELVRSYDVSRTVVREALSKLQAAGLVETRHGIGTFVLPARQSASPMLSARELSESVDVLAVLELRISLETEAAGLAAQRRSEAHLQVMSEALQEFEHHFALGHDTVEHDLAFHLSIAQATGNRYFQDILQHFGTLLIPRNRIASMHTPARDPDYLRRVNREHEEIYAAIVRQDADSARAAMRIHLTNSRERLRLAQRLSLSAES
- a CDS encoding tripartite tricarboxylate transporter substrate binding protein, translated to MQRRTLIQHSLASALLLGTALVAMPAAAQGNWPTGKPITYLVPFPPGGNTDTLARVIAQPLSKALGTPVVIENKGGAGGSVGSALAARAPADGYTILGGTISSHAINVSLYSKLDYDPVKSFTPVAMLGSGPLVLVVPASSPYKTLADVLAGSKAKASSGGLTSASPGNGTSNHMALELLAYQTGVKFTHVPYKGSGPAVQDVMGGQVDMMFDTALVVGPHIQSGKLRPIAVSSSKRLESLPDVPTIAEAGEKGFDMGSWQAVFAPAGTPKPIVDRLHAEILKIVATPEVQARLKNFGMLPSNMTTVELADYQKAEVSKWAKVIKSAGIKAE
- the garD gene encoding galactarate dehydratase encodes the protein MSTPAPLSITMHPADNVAIVANDGGLPAGTVLPSGLTLLDKVPQAHKVALMDIPEGGEVRRYNVIIGYALKPIAAGSWVHERLLQMPEARSLEGLPIATVKPPVLEPLAGYTFEGYRNADGSVGTRNILAITTTVQCVAGVLDFAVRRIKSELLPRYPHVDDVVGLEHSYGCGVAIDAVGAEIPQRTLRNISHNPNFGGEVMVVSLGCEKLQPERLLPPGSFPIVDEREPALDVVCLQDEAHVGFMSMIDSIMRQAEQHLRRLDARRRETVPASALVVGVQCGGSDAFSGVTANPAVGFCTDLLVGAGATVMFSEVTEVRDGIDQLTSRASSPEVAQAMIEEMAWYDAYLDKGRVDRSANTTPGNKKGGLSNIVEKAMGSIIKSGTAPITGVLSPGQRLADRGISSGLVYAATPASDFICGTLQLAAGMNLHVFTTGRGTPYGLAQVPVIKVATRSDLARRWHDLMDINAGRIADGEATIEDIGWEMFRLMLDVASGRKKTWAEHWQLHNALVLFNPAPVT
- the kdgD gene encoding 5-dehydro-4-deoxyglucarate dehydratase, translating into MTPQDLKDVMSSGLLSFPVTDFDAQGNFNAKGYAARLEWLAPYGASALFAAGGTGEYFSLYGEEYGQIIKTAVDTCRGKVPIIAGAGGPTRTAIAHAQEAERLGAHGILLMPHYLTEAGQEGLIAHVEQVCKSVKFGVIVYNRDRSRFTPESLAILAERCPNLVGFKDGLGNIETMSSIFMKMGDRFAYLGGLPTAEVYAAAYKALGTPVYSSAVFNFIPRTAMQFYEAVRTDDQATQHKLLKEFFMPYLKIRNRVEGYGVSIIKAGAKLVGHDAGPVRAPLTDLKPAEMEELKVLIDKLGPQ
- a CDS encoding YihY/virulence factor BrkB family protein, yielding MAFDTYGWQHKLRRLAHPLQPLIDSVQLWLQADGLRMSAAMSFYGMLSLAPLLLAVVGLLGWWLDRSYVESTLISQIQSVVGERAAQVVKSALASAQNANQGSLASVLGLAMMLSGATGVFVELQASLDKLWSMGEESRPQENKPWWSMAISRLWGLSYVVGLGFLLLVSMVLSTAIQMITKWANDELQLVPLGPLMGLINEGLSFGIAVLLFWGLMRMGTGIKPVTRYLLLGSLTGAALFTIGKQALAWYLSTAAVVSAYGAAGSLVVVLMWFYFTSAILLFSAATAKACSKSKVQLGIPFVSRKPSSAIPMDVQSLPENAGENI
- a CDS encoding acetyl-CoA hydrolase/transferase family protein, with translation MKTSFTTASPADRVLCPVLRERIMTADQAAGLIQSGMTLGMSGFTPAGAPKAVPQALARRIEAQNANGGNFRISLWTGASTSPELDGALAKVHGIERRLPYQSDPTVRKEINEGRMQYVDIHLSHVAQHVWFGFLGHLDVAVIEVAGILPDGRLIPSTSVGNNKTWLEQADKIILEVNSAQPAELEGMHDIYYGAAVPPRRKPIPMAHPFDRIGEPYLHCDLSKVIAVVPTAQRDRLAAFTAPDEGSMRIAENIIDFLQHEVKVGRLPHELLPLQSGVGNIANAVLAGLNNGPFDHLNAYTEVLQDGMLDMLESGKLDTASTTSLALSPAAMERFLANIDYYRQRIMLRPQEISNHPELIRRMGLISMNALIEADMYGNVNSTHVMGSSIMNGIGGSGDFARNAYLSIFMTPSTAKDGKISCIVPMVSHVDHTEHDVQVIVTEQGLADLRGLAPVQRARLIIEKCVHPDYKVAMSEYLERALRDAPGKHTPHLLDQAYDWHQRYLKTGSMQA
- a CDS encoding glucarate dehydratase family protein; this encodes MSTSHQIRHIRITPIAFRDPPLLNAAGIHEPWALRSIIEIETASGLVGINESYGDQPMLDALAKAAPALVGLSPWALNEMEARVAALVTPPRLTASEFLGQQVSLAPGTHVSKTVAKVVSAFEVAMLDLQGQMTQAPIVDLLGGPARDRVPYSAYLFYKYAEHVGQPYAPDAWGEALAPAQLVAQARRMIDQYGFQSIKLKAGTLAPEQEAAGILALAEAFPGTPLRIDPNGNWSVETSLKIVQQLRGVLEYYEDPAPGLDGMAAVARECDVPLATNMVVTDFAEFRRNADMGCPVKIVLSDHHYWGGLRATQRLSTLCRTFDLGLSMHSNSHLGVSLVAMTHLCASVPLLTYACDTHYPWQDEEVVEGGRLQFEQGSLRVPTTPGLGVTLDREALARLHDNYLHCGIRNRDDLGQMRKYDPAFTGHQPRF